The Mesorhizobium loti DNA segment CTTCCGTCGCACCGCCGACGCGGATCACCGCAACGCCGCCCGCGAGCTTGGCGAGACGCTCCTGCAGCTTCTCCTTGTCGTAGTCCGAGGTGGTCTCCTCGATCTGCTGCTTGATCTGGGCGACGCGGCCCTGGATCTCTTCCTTCTTGCCGGCACCGTCTACGATGGTGGTGTTCTCCTTGGAGATCGACACCTTCTTGGCGCGGCCGAGCATGTCAAGGCCGACGTTCTCGAGCTTGATGCCGAGGTCTTCCGAGATGACCTGGCCACCGGTGAGGATGGCGATGTCTTCCAGCATGGCCTTGCGGCGATCACCGAAGCCCGGCGCCTTGACGGCGGCGATCTTCAGACCGCCACGCAGCTTGTTGACGACCAGCGTGGCCAGGGCCTCGCCTTCGACGTCTTCCGAGATGATGAGCAGCGGCTTCGAGGTCTGCACGACGGCTTCGAGAACCGGCAGCATCGCCTGCAGGTTCGAGAGCTTCTTCTCGTGCAGCAGGATGTAGGCGTCCTCGAGATCGGCAACCATCTTGTCGGCGTTGGTGACGAAGTAGGGCGAGAGATAGCCGCGGTCGAACTGCATGCCTTCGACGACTTCGAGTTCCGTCTCGGCGGTCTTGGCTTCCTCAACCGTGATGACGCCTTCGTTGCCGACCTTCTGCATCGCTTCCGCGATCATCTTGCCGACCGACTCGTCGCCATTGCCGGCGATTGTGCCGACCTGGGCAACCTCTTCCGAGGTCTTGATCTTCGTGGCGTTCTTGATCAGCGTCGAGACGACGTCGCTAACCGCGAGGTCGATGCCGCGCTTCAGGTCCATCGGGTTCATGCCGGCAGCAACCGCCTTGTGGCCTTCCTGGACGATCGACTGCGCCAGAACGGTTGCGGTCGTGGTGCCGTCACCGGCGATGTCGTTGGTCTTCGAAGCAACTTCGCGGACCATCTGTGCGCCCATGTTTTCGAACTTGTCTTCAAGCTCGATTTCCTTGGCGACGGTGACGCCGTCCTTGGTGATGCGCGGGGCGCCGAACGACTTGTCGATAACGACGTTGCGGCCCTTGGGGCCGAGCGTCACCTTCACCGCGTCGGCGAGGATGTTGACACCGCGCAGCATGCGCTCGCGGGCGTCACGGGAGAATTTTACGTCTTTGGCAGCCATTTTGTACTCCTGGGCATTTCGCCCGAAATTCAGATTGGATGGTACGGATGAAAGGCAGCGGCGTGTTAGCCGATGATGCCCATGATGTCGGCTTCCTTCATGATCAGAAGGTCTTCGCCATTGAGCTTGACTTCGGTGCCCGACCACTTGCCGAACAGGATGCGGTCGCCGGCCTTGACGTCCAGCGGAACGAGCTTGCCGGCTTCGTCGCGGGCGCCGGAACCGACGGCGATGATCTCGCCTTCCTGCGGCTTTTCCTTTGCCGTGTCGGGTATGATGATCCCGCCGGCGGTCTTGGATTCGGATTCGACTCGGCGAACGACCACGCGGTCATGAAGCGGCCGCAAATTCGACTGTGCCATTTTTACTATCCCTGGTGCGCAGGTTGAAAGGTTCTCCGTTGCCGGAGGGTGGTTAGCACTCGCTATTGGGGAGTGCTAAGATGATCGTGAGATAGGCTGTAGGTTCGTACTTAGTCAAGACGGGCGGGGGGACGGACCGGAGGGCAAAAGATGTGGAATCGGCGCGGAAGCCGGACCCCCATTTACGGCGCAATCCCACTGCCTACGCGCGTTTCGGCCGTAAGCTTTGGGCCGACTTTTGTGTCTTATTTGGAATGTGAAATTATGTGAAATTAACGGCCGAGCAGTCGGCCGGAATCGACGGCCAGCCGAACAGTCTTGAGCCTTTTGCAATTCATCCCTAACCTCGGGTTGCATCGCCAAAAGGAGCGCTCATCGCTTCGGAGAACGTGCGGAACTTCCGGTCCTTGAGGTTGCGTAGTCGCGGCGCGAAGCGTTTGCCGATCAGGGCAAACAGCCCGAAGACGTGATCGCTCGCGCCGCCCGTATCGGTGAAGTGTTCCTGGATGTCGAGGATCGTGTCCTGGTCGAACAGCCCATCGAGCACATAGGCTGCCTCGCTTTCGGTCGGGCTGATCGGCAGGATGCTGAAGTAGCCGTACTGATCTGACAGATGGCTATAGAACTTCGAGCCCGGCTCGCTGCCATAGTGCAGATTGACGTCGCCGCGCTTCGCCGCTCGGTCGCTCGCGCGAAAGAACTGCCCATCGGATGACGCGGTCGTTCCATTGCCCCAAAATCGAGAATGTGGATGCCGGGTGTGCGCATCGGTGATGCATGCTTGCGCCGCGCGATAGGTCTCCGACCGGGCATGGAAGGTTCTCATCCAGCCGATCTGGTGAGCGCTAGTAGCGCGCGGTGGACACGGCAGCGCAGCCTGATGCTGGGTCGACTGGTATGCTTGATCGCTTGTGGCGACACCGTAACCGACGCTCACCTTTCCAATTCGGAGATCATGGTTAGAGCTGCCGATTGGCTGCCACCGCTGACGGCTGGTGAGCGGTCTTAAGCGAGCAGGGTCATTTACGTATGGGGCTTCGAGTGATGCCACACACGGTGCCTGCAAAAAGGGCAAATCCGACTGCTGAAAACCGCCGCAGTGCAAGCTTGACGGCCTTCTTTCCTATACCCGTCCACGCGACCCAAGCTTTTCCCACAACGAATCAATCGTGGACCGAGGAAGGTGCAGCCGAAAAACATCGGACAAGACTCGCTGCAGTTCGCTCTTCGTTTTGAGGGTTTCTGTTTCCTCAATTTGGTTCCGAATCAAGCTGAAATCCTTGTTGAACAAGTTCGCAGGCCCTTCGGCTGTCAGCACGCTCATCATGAGGCTGGATGGAAACGGCGAACGGTCCCAGCGAGCGCAGATGAAGTTGGCGCCCTCAAAATCTGAGGGCAAGGCGGTGGCTCGATCGAAACCATAAAGAGGGAACCATTCATTCCCGTTCTTGCGTTCAACGACGAGTTCTCCGCTGGCGGAGTCAGCTCGCAGGCGAAACACGTCACGGCCAGCTGTTTGCAGTTCCTCTGTATCGATCCGTAGCGGTGCAATCGGTGCTGGACCACCGAAGCCAGCGTCGGCGAGCCAGTCGACGCCCTCGATGGTTAAGATGAATGCCTGGTGTGTGCGTGGCCCACCCTCCGCAGCACCCATACGCACTCTGCAAAGGATGGGCTGGATCGTGAAACCGAGTGCTTCGAGCGCCAAGCCAAACAACTTGTTCAATTCGAAGCAATACCCCCCTCGCCGGGCATTGATCAGTTTGGCCCAGATCGAATTCTCAGTCAGATTGGGTATATCACCCAACAGCACATCGATGTTTTCAAAGGGAATCGCGCGCATTTGAGCCTGCTGAAGGGCAACAAGACCGTCGACCGTTGTCGGCACTCGAGCAAGGCCGATACGATTCAGATAGATCGCAATATTGAATGCCATGGGATGTCCTTAACACCTAGGATTCGTATTCGTTGAACGCCTGCCGAAAGCGCGATGACGTCCCAGGGTTCACGGAGCAGAGTAAGGTGGCCATCTCCCCCTATAGAAGTGAACATGCCGACCATTCCTCGTGTTCGCACTGAACCAAAGCGGCGGTTCGAGCGCTGCAAATACCCCTCGTGATCCGGAAACGCGGGCATTGCTCGTAGGGCACTGAACATCACGGTGCTGCAAAAACGGGTACACAAAGGACTTCCGATCCACAGCGGATTGCAACAGTCGACCTTCTCAGGCCTCCGCTCATGGTGACTCGCTGTGGCTCACTACGATTGGTCGAGATAAGCGTCGAACGCGGCAGCAACAGAGCGAAGCAAAATGCGATGGCCATGCCGCACGCGGATGAAGCCATTCTCGACGTCCACTATCCCGTCGTCGGCCAGCATCGCCAAGCGCTCAGCTGAATCGAGAAAATGGGTCCAATCAAATCCGTGGGCGGCACAGATTGCCGGTACGTCGGCCTCGAGATCACACATCAGTCGCTCGATGATTGCGCCTCGGACGCGGTCTTCGCCGATGAGACGGTAGCCCTTCGACGTTGCCAAGCGACCAGCTGCGATATGCTG contains these protein-coding regions:
- a CDS encoding co-chaperonin GroES produces the protein MAQSNLRPLHDRVVVRRVESESKTAGGIIIPDTAKEKPQEGEIIAVGSGARDEAGKLVPLDVKAGDRILFGKWSGTEVKLNGEDLLIMKEADIMGIIG
- a CDS encoding chaperonin GroL; translated protein: MAAKDVKFSRDARERMLRGVNILADAVKVTLGPKGRNVVIDKSFGAPRITKDGVTVAKEIELEDKFENMGAQMVREVASKTNDIAGDGTTTATVLAQSIVQEGHKAVAAGMNPMDLKRGIDLAVSDVVSTLIKNATKIKTSEEVAQVGTIAGNGDESVGKMIAEAMQKVGNEGVITVEEAKTAETELEVVEGMQFDRGYLSPYFVTNADKMVADLEDAYILLHEKKLSNLQAMLPVLEAVVQTSKPLLIISEDVEGEALATLVVNKLRGGLKIAAVKAPGFGDRRKAMLEDIAILTGGQVISEDLGIKLENVGLDMLGRAKKVSISKENTTIVDGAGKKEEIQGRVAQIKQQIEETTSDYDKEKLQERLAKLAGGVAVIRVGGATEVEVKEKKDRVDDALNATRAAVEEGIVPGGGVALLRASLSINAVGANSDQTAGISIVRRALQAPARQIAANAGAEASIVAGKILENKGATFGFNAQTGEYGDMIAMGIVDPVKVVRTALQDAASVAGLLVTTEAMIAEAPKKESAGGGGMPGGMGGGGMGGMGGMDF
- a CDS encoding N-hydroxyarylamine O-acetyltransferase is translated as MAFNIAIYLNRIGLARVPTTVDGLVALQQAQMRAIPFENIDVLLGDIPNLTENSIWAKLINARRGGYCFELNKLFGLALEALGFTIQPILCRVRMGAAEGGPRTHQAFILTIEGVDWLADAGFGGPAPIAPLRIDTEELQTAGRDVFRLRADSASGELVVERKNGNEWFPLYGFDRATALPSDFEGANFICARWDRSPFPSSLMMSVLTAEGPANLFNKDFSLIRNQIEETETLKTKSELQRVLSDVFRLHLPRSTIDSLWEKLGSRGRV
- a CDS encoding transposase Tn3, giving the protein MRTFHARSETYRAAQACITDAHTRHPHSRFWGNGTTASSDGQFFRASDRAAKRGDVNLHYGSEPGSKFYSHLSDQYGYFSILPISPTESEAAYVLDGLFDQDTILDIQEHFTDTGGASDHVFGLFALIGKRFAPRLRNLKDRKFRTFSEAMSAPFGDATRG